In Nitrospira sp., the following proteins share a genomic window:
- the trpE gene encoding anthranilate synthase component I encodes MATPTYSLSLDEFRRYAQSGNLIPLYREILADYETPVSAFAKIDHGPSAYLLESVQGGEKWARYSFLGSGSPILMVEDRGDLLIKQGKRTRRIACHGAPLDRLREFMETYRPVTVPGLPRFVGGAVGYLGYDMVSTFENISVRRKESLNLPEFAFLLTDTLLIFDNVAQKIKVVANAHVASQSERAIRQAYRQATARIERMIARLRRPLRRTAPKRRRTPITFTPNMSKADFEKMVSQTQEYIKAGDIFQCVLSQRWETKLHATPFQLYRALRVVNPSPYMYYLRIAGVELVGSSPEILVRCEDGLVSVRPIAGTRRRGATVEEDEQLERRLLADQKERAEHIMLVDLGRNDVGRVAESGSVKVESLMNVERYSHVMHIVSNVSGRLAPEKTVYDVLQACFPAGTVSGAPKIRAMEIIEELEPTRRGPYAGAVGYFSFSGNMDMCINIRTVVVSKRRAFIQAGAGIVADSNPEYEYEETCNKARAMMKAIELAEQGLE; translated from the coding sequence ATGGCAACGCCAACGTATTCTCTCAGCTTGGACGAATTCCGGCGGTACGCACAGTCGGGCAATCTCATTCCTTTGTACCGGGAAATTCTGGCGGACTATGAGACGCCGGTTTCTGCGTTCGCAAAGATCGATCATGGTCCGTCGGCGTATTTATTGGAAAGCGTGCAGGGAGGGGAGAAGTGGGCCCGCTACTCGTTTCTCGGAAGCGGGTCACCGATCCTCATGGTGGAAGATCGCGGCGACCTTCTGATCAAGCAGGGCAAACGGACTCGTCGTATCGCCTGTCACGGCGCACCGCTGGATCGTCTGCGGGAATTTATGGAGACCTATCGTCCGGTCACCGTTCCGGGGCTGCCCCGGTTTGTCGGCGGTGCCGTCGGCTATCTCGGTTATGACATGGTGAGCACGTTCGAGAATATTTCGGTTCGCCGGAAAGAGAGTCTGAACCTGCCGGAGTTTGCCTTTCTGCTGACCGACACGCTCCTTATTTTCGATAACGTGGCACAGAAGATTAAGGTCGTCGCGAATGCGCATGTCGCGTCCCAATCGGAGCGGGCCATCCGCCAGGCCTATCGTCAGGCCACTGCTCGCATCGAACGTATGATTGCCCGTTTGCGCCGGCCGCTCCGCCGGACCGCGCCCAAGCGTCGACGGACGCCGATTACGTTCACCCCGAATATGAGCAAGGCTGACTTCGAAAAGATGGTCAGTCAGACGCAGGAATACATCAAGGCCGGCGATATCTTTCAGTGTGTGTTGTCTCAGCGATGGGAAACGAAGCTGCATGCGACACCGTTCCAGCTGTATCGCGCGCTTCGAGTCGTCAATCCGTCGCCGTACATGTACTACCTCAGGATAGCGGGCGTCGAGTTGGTGGGGTCGTCGCCGGAGATCCTCGTGCGGTGCGAAGATGGGTTGGTATCCGTTCGTCCGATCGCCGGCACCCGTCGTCGCGGCGCCACCGTCGAAGAGGATGAGCAACTGGAGCGCCGCCTGCTGGCCGATCAGAAGGAACGGGCCGAGCATATTATGCTGGTGGACCTCGGCCGAAACGACGTCGGGCGGGTGGCCGAGAGCGGCTCCGTCAAAGTCGAATCGCTGATGAACGTCGAGCGCTATTCGCACGTCATGCACATTGTGTCCAATGTGAGCGGCCGGTTGGCTCCGGAGAAGACCGTGTACGATGTGCTGCAGGCCTGCTTTCCGGCAGGGACAGTGTCAGGCGCTCCGAAGATTCGCGCGATGGAAATCATCGAAGAGCTGGAGCCGACCAGGCGCGGTCCCTATGCCGGCGCCGTGGGCTATTTCAGCTTTTCCGGTAACATGGACATGTGCATCAATATCCGCACGGTCGTGGTATCCAAGCGGCGAGCCTTCATTCAGGCCGGGGCCGGCATCGTGGCGGACTCAAATCCGGAATACGAATACGAAGAAACCTGCAATAAAGCCCGTGCCATGATGAAAGCCATCGAGTTGGCCGAGCAGGGTCTGGAATAA
- a CDS encoding phosphoribosylanthranilate isomerase gives MKVKICGITNEDDARVAVEAGADALGFIMYRKSPRFVEAAVVKRIINDLPPFVAAVGVFVNEEAAAVRRLMDECGLALAQLHGDESAAYCEGLGRPSMKALRLKNRGTFLALAEFQGRANVRAFVLDAFSDQAYGGTGQTVDWTLAAEAARASRVLLAGGLTPDNVAEAIRQVRPYGVDVSSGVEVRPGQKDHVKVRTFIEAARLVSA, from the coding sequence GTGAAAGTCAAAATCTGCGGTATCACCAACGAAGACGATGCGCGGGTCGCCGTTGAGGCGGGGGCCGATGCCCTCGGTTTTATCATGTATCGTAAGAGCCCGCGTTTCGTCGAAGCGGCGGTGGTCAAGCGGATCATCAATGACTTACCGCCGTTTGTGGCGGCGGTCGGTGTGTTCGTCAACGAAGAAGCCGCTGCTGTGCGACGGCTCATGGACGAGTGCGGACTTGCTCTGGCTCAGTTGCATGGTGACGAGTCTGCGGCCTACTGCGAGGGGCTCGGGCGTCCGTCTATGAAGGCGCTGCGGCTCAAGAACCGCGGAACGTTTTTGGCGCTGGCCGAATTTCAGGGACGCGCGAACGTCCGTGCGTTCGTGTTGGATGCCTTTTCCGATCAGGCCTACGGTGGCACAGGCCAGACGGTCGATTGGACCTTGGCGGCCGAAGCGGCTCGTGCCTCACGTGTGCTTCTTGCCGGTGGCCTGACGCCGGATAATGTGGCCGAGGCGATTCGACAGGTGCGGCCCTATGGAGTCGATGTCAGCAGCGGTGTCGAAGTGCGTCCAGGACAGAAAGATCACGTCAAGGTGCGGACATTCATTGAAGCCGCCAGGCTTGTCTCGGCCTGA
- the ligA gene encoding NAD-dependent DNA ligase LigA: MPPDLFDNLSPSRRPDSSAPASEQLAWLRQEIRRHDYLYYVKDRPEISDGEYDRLFKDLSDLEAAHPELVTDDSPTQRVGAPPLAELGKVKHERPMLSLDSIVDVADVLAFDQRMKRELETEQMEYTVEPKFDGLSIELVYEQGRLVRGSTRGDGTTGEDVTVNLRTIRSLPLHLRTESSPPDHLAVRGEVYMKLDDFHGLNRTITERGDEAFANPRNAAAGSLRQLDSNITAARPLVVTCYEAMALSTTPPNSHSEELDALAEWGLPVPSHRRRCHTIEEVIAFHRETEQIRDNLPYEIDGLVVKVNRRAWQEQLGFKSRSPRWAIAFKFAPRKEITIVQDIVVSVGRTGTLTPVALLRPVEVGGVTISRATLHNADEVARKDIRVGDTVKVERAGDVIPAIAERILIPGESRSEPFTMPGHCPVCGSAVGREGAYFYCTGHSGCAAQLKGAIEHFASKQALNIEGLGKKTVAQLVDHKLVGSLADLYRLTRDQLLPLEGFAEKSTALLLEAIEQSKTVSLARFLMGLGIRQVGAHIAKVLAKELGTLDAIMDTDEARFLAVKEIGPEISSSLASYFREESNRRVIAQLRELGVMITEQARSASPHSLPFSGKTFVFTGGLDRFSRDEAKALVERLGGTVSSSVSKRTSFVVAGHEPGSKLDQAQKLGVAVLDEQRFADLLKEDSAS; encoded by the coding sequence ATGCCACCAGATTTATTCGATAACCTCTCGCCCTCCCGGCGACCTGATTCCTCTGCGCCGGCTTCGGAACAGCTCGCCTGGCTTCGCCAGGAGATCCGAAGACATGACTACTTGTACTACGTCAAAGACCGCCCCGAGATTTCCGACGGTGAATACGATCGGCTGTTCAAAGACCTGAGCGATCTCGAAGCCGCTCATCCGGAATTGGTGACGGATGATTCTCCGACTCAACGAGTCGGGGCCCCGCCTCTGGCGGAATTGGGCAAGGTCAAGCATGAACGGCCGATGCTTAGCCTCGATTCGATCGTCGATGTGGCCGACGTCCTGGCATTCGATCAACGGATGAAGCGGGAATTGGAGACAGAACAGATGGAGTACACCGTCGAGCCGAAGTTCGACGGCCTCTCCATTGAGCTGGTCTATGAGCAGGGCCGATTGGTGCGCGGTTCCACCAGAGGCGACGGAACAACCGGCGAGGATGTGACCGTCAACCTCCGGACGATCCGCTCCCTTCCCCTTCATCTGCGCACCGAGTCCTCTCCACCCGACCATCTGGCCGTGCGCGGCGAAGTGTATATGAAGCTCGACGATTTCCATGGATTGAACCGAACGATCACGGAACGGGGAGACGAAGCGTTTGCCAATCCCCGCAACGCCGCCGCCGGCTCTCTTCGGCAGCTCGACTCGAACATCACCGCAGCTCGCCCTTTGGTGGTGACCTGCTACGAAGCCATGGCGCTATCTACGACACCGCCGAATTCTCACTCGGAGGAACTGGACGCCTTAGCTGAGTGGGGACTTCCCGTTCCGAGCCATCGACGCCGGTGTCACACCATTGAGGAGGTCATCGCATTCCACCGCGAGACCGAACAGATTCGCGACAACCTCCCCTATGAAATCGATGGCCTGGTGGTGAAAGTGAACCGCCGGGCCTGGCAGGAACAGTTGGGATTCAAATCCCGCAGCCCCCGCTGGGCGATCGCCTTCAAATTCGCTCCGCGCAAGGAAATCACGATCGTGCAGGATATCGTCGTCTCGGTCGGACGTACCGGCACACTCACTCCCGTCGCACTCCTACGGCCGGTTGAAGTCGGTGGTGTGACGATCAGTCGGGCGACGCTGCACAATGCCGATGAGGTGGCGCGAAAAGATATCCGTGTGGGCGATACGGTCAAGGTTGAACGGGCCGGCGACGTGATCCCGGCCATTGCCGAACGCATCCTGATTCCCGGGGAATCCCGGTCCGAACCGTTTACGATGCCGGGACACTGTCCGGTATGCGGATCGGCGGTGGGACGTGAGGGAGCCTATTTTTACTGTACCGGCCATTCCGGGTGTGCTGCGCAATTGAAAGGCGCCATCGAACACTTCGCCTCCAAGCAAGCGCTCAATATCGAGGGGCTTGGGAAAAAGACCGTCGCGCAACTTGTGGATCACAAGCTGGTCGGAAGTTTGGCCGATCTCTATCGTTTGACCCGCGATCAACTGCTACCGCTCGAGGGGTTTGCGGAGAAGTCGACGGCACTTCTCCTCGAAGCCATCGAACAGAGCAAGACCGTGTCGTTGGCCCGCTTCCTGATGGGGCTTGGCATCCGCCAGGTCGGCGCGCATATCGCCAAGGTACTCGCTAAGGAACTTGGAACCTTGGACGCCATCATGGATACGGATGAAGCTCGCTTCTTAGCAGTCAAAGAAATCGGCCCTGAGATCTCCTCCAGCCTGGCGTCCTATTTCCGCGAAGAATCCAATCGTCGGGTCATTGCCCAGCTACGCGAGCTTGGTGTGATGATTACAGAGCAGGCTCGGTCGGCTTCGCCCCACTCGCTCCCGTTTTCCGGGAAGACGTTTGTCTTCACCGGCGGGCTTGACCGCTTCAGCCGCGATGAGGCTAAAGCTCTGGTCGAGCGATTGGGAGGGACCGTCTCTTCGAGCGTGAGCAAACGCACGTCGTTTGTCGTCGCGGGCCATGAGCCCGGTTCGAAGCTTGACCAAGCACAGAAACTGGGAGTAGCAGTGCTAGACGAACAGCGCTTCGCCGATCTGCTGAAAGAAGACTCAGCTAGCTGA
- a CDS encoding hemolysin family protein, with protein MDILILLALIGLSAVISTAEIGFFSVNETRLRALAKNGNKRASMALTLRSDPQRLLSTILVGDRLVGTAIPMYATFITLNAYGGKTVFEEAIAVMVGVLTFVLLVSVDVIPKTLAAKFAVPVTLNMAYPVYGVQIFLKPLLFLMVPLIQKLTGGKGLTLPLVTEEELKIMLDEGGKAGELESEEVKMIKNVFQLKDITAEDAMTPRIYVFSLDGNLRLKEAQELLYNSKYSRIPVYDGTLDNITGVLYKTKALTELAKGRSDVRLRDIAHPALFVPAGKTADDLMKQFQQEKRHMGIVVNEYGGVMGLVTLEDLLEEVVGEIVDETDITEELIKRIGKNQILVHGRTEVRKVNDFLKVDLGDEALTIGGLIQGELGRIPKAGEELHIAHCRLVVHEADPRSIRSVNIYKEEKTPAPVETPSLNPVS; from the coding sequence ATGGATATTCTGATCCTACTAGCATTGATAGGGTTATCTGCCGTCATTTCGACGGCTGAGATCGGATTCTTTTCGGTCAATGAGACCCGTCTTCGCGCCCTTGCCAAGAATGGTAACAAACGGGCATCCATGGCGCTGACGCTCCGAAGTGACCCACAAAGGCTTCTTTCGACCATTCTTGTCGGAGACCGGCTGGTAGGAACCGCCATCCCAATGTATGCCACCTTCATTACCCTGAATGCCTACGGCGGGAAAACCGTATTTGAGGAGGCCATCGCCGTGATGGTGGGCGTCCTGACGTTCGTCCTGCTGGTGTCGGTGGACGTTATTCCAAAGACGTTGGCTGCCAAATTTGCCGTGCCGGTCACCCTGAACATGGCCTATCCCGTCTACGGCGTCCAGATTTTCCTTAAGCCGCTCCTGTTTCTCATGGTGCCGCTCATTCAAAAGCTGACCGGCGGCAAGGGCCTCACTCTCCCCTTAGTCACTGAGGAAGAACTCAAGATCATGCTGGATGAGGGAGGGAAGGCCGGCGAGTTGGAGTCGGAAGAAGTAAAAATGATCAAGAATGTCTTTCAGTTGAAAGATATTACCGCGGAAGATGCCATGACTCCGCGCATCTACGTCTTCTCGCTGGATGGGAATTTGCGTCTCAAGGAAGCGCAGGAGCTGCTGTATAACTCGAAGTATTCCCGTATCCCGGTCTATGACGGGACGCTGGATAACATTACCGGGGTGCTCTATAAGACCAAAGCATTGACCGAACTGGCGAAGGGCCGATCAGATGTCCGACTCAGGGATATCGCCCATCCGGCTCTGTTTGTGCCGGCAGGGAAAACGGCTGATGATTTGATGAAGCAATTCCAACAGGAAAAGCGTCACATGGGGATCGTCGTCAACGAGTATGGCGGCGTGATGGGTCTGGTTACCCTCGAAGACCTTCTGGAGGAAGTGGTCGGTGAGATCGTCGATGAGACCGATATCACCGAGGAGTTGATCAAGCGAATCGGGAAGAACCAGATTCTCGTCCACGGCAGGACCGAAGTGCGGAAGGTCAACGATTTCTTGAAGGTCGACCTCGGCGACGAGGCCCTAACCATCGGCGGACTCATTCAGGGAGAACTCGGCCGTATCCCCAAAGCAGGGGAAGAACTCCACATCGCCCATTGCCGTTTAGTGGTGCACGAAGCAGATCCCCGATCGATCCGCAGTGTGAACATTTATAAAGAAGAAAAGACTCCCGCCCCTGTGGAAACGCCTTCACTGAATCCCGTCAGCTAG
- a CDS encoding LysM peptidoglycan-binding domain-containing protein: protein MNQTCKVVGSGVLVLCGTMLLSGCVVLEEKYNAEKARSLNFQRLLAQEEKRTAELDSEAKRTKKELAEFEARNRELAAQVQSAREQMGRLQEESEAVKESAMLERKAMQDMRKMAPSASAKPKKVDELAALTRETDALLQDSTKEMAGLAAPAETAKPGAKSGTTIHVVKPGETLFRVSRLYGVPIDKLKKWNKLSDDIIELGQKLIVGME from the coding sequence ATGAATCAGACTTGTAAGGTGGTCGGGTCCGGCGTGTTGGTGTTGTGCGGCACTATGTTGCTCAGCGGCTGTGTGGTGCTCGAGGAAAAATACAATGCGGAGAAGGCGCGAAGTCTGAACTTCCAGCGGTTGCTGGCTCAGGAAGAAAAGCGCACGGCTGAGCTCGACAGCGAAGCGAAGCGAACGAAAAAAGAACTGGCTGAATTCGAGGCGCGGAACCGCGAATTAGCCGCGCAAGTTCAGTCGGCCCGAGAGCAAATGGGACGGCTCCAGGAAGAGTCTGAGGCGGTTAAAGAGTCGGCTATGCTGGAGCGGAAGGCCATGCAGGACATGCGGAAAATGGCCCCGTCCGCATCCGCCAAACCCAAGAAGGTCGATGAACTGGCGGCGCTTACGCGTGAAACCGATGCCCTCTTGCAGGATTCGACGAAAGAGATGGCAGGCCTGGCCGCCCCTGCGGAAACGGCCAAGCCCGGCGCCAAATCAGGAACCACCATTCACGTGGTGAAGCCCGGGGAGACGTTGTTTCGCGTGAGCCGCCTGTACGGCGTCCCCATCGACAAGCTGAAAAAGTGGAATAAACTTTCAGACGATATTATTGAATTGGGGCAGAAACTCATCGTTGGAATGGAGTAA
- the trpB gene encoding tryptophan synthase subunit beta — MKKVPDSHGRFGPYGGRYVPETLMPALLELEQEYAAARKDRGFRQELAYYLKQYVGRPTSLYLASRLTKKLGGAKIYLKREDLCHTGAHKINNAIGQVLLAMRMKKPRIIAETGAGQHGVATATAAAMFGLECEIYMGTEDMQRQALNVFRMRLLGAKVTGVDAGSRTLKDAISEAMRDWTTNVRTTHYILGSVLGAHPYPMMIRDFQAIIGQEARKQILAAEGKLPDYLVACVGGGSNSIGLFHAFLGDKKVKMIGVEAGGTGIESGKHAARFFGGKPGVLQGTMTYLLQDEDGQINLTHSVSAGLDYAAVGPEHSLYHDLKRIQYTYATDDEALAAFDLLATVEGIVPALESAHAIAEVVKLAPKLKKSNVIIANLSGRGDKDVQQVARMRGVTL, encoded by the coding sequence ATGAAGAAGGTGCCTGACAGCCATGGACGATTCGGCCCCTACGGAGGCCGCTATGTGCCGGAAACACTGATGCCGGCGTTGCTCGAACTAGAGCAAGAGTACGCCGCGGCTCGGAAAGATCGCGGGTTCCGTCAGGAACTGGCCTACTATCTCAAGCAATACGTCGGGCGGCCGACCTCGCTGTATCTTGCCTCGCGGCTGACCAAGAAGCTCGGTGGGGCCAAAATCTATCTGAAGCGCGAAGATCTCTGCCATACCGGCGCGCACAAAATTAACAATGCCATCGGCCAGGTGCTTCTGGCCATGCGGATGAAGAAACCCCGGATTATCGCCGAGACCGGCGCCGGACAACATGGCGTCGCGACGGCCACGGCGGCAGCGATGTTCGGCTTGGAATGCGAAATCTATATGGGCACCGAAGACATGCAGCGGCAGGCGCTGAATGTGTTCCGGATGCGTTTGCTCGGCGCCAAAGTCACCGGAGTCGATGCCGGGAGCCGGACGCTCAAGGACGCCATCAGCGAGGCCATGCGCGACTGGACGACGAACGTGCGCACGACCCATTACATTCTCGGGTCGGTGCTGGGCGCGCATCCCTATCCGATGATGATCCGCGATTTTCAAGCGATCATCGGCCAGGAGGCCCGCAAGCAAATTCTGGCTGCGGAAGGAAAGCTGCCCGACTATCTGGTGGCCTGTGTCGGCGGGGGAAGCAACTCCATCGGATTGTTTCATGCCTTTCTCGGCGATAAGAAGGTCAAGATGATCGGCGTCGAAGCGGGAGGCACCGGCATCGAAAGCGGAAAACATGCCGCGCGATTCTTCGGGGGGAAGCCCGGCGTGCTTCAAGGCACGATGACGTATCTCCTGCAGGACGAGGACGGTCAGATTAATTTGACCCACTCGGTATCGGCGGGGCTGGACTATGCGGCCGTGGGGCCGGAACACAGCCTCTATCACGACTTGAAACGTATTCAATACACCTATGCGACAGACGATGAAGCGCTCGCGGCCTTCGATCTGCTTGCGACAGTGGAGGGGATTGTGCCGGCGCTGGAAAGTGCGCATGCCATCGCCGAAGTCGTGAAACTGGCTCCGAAACTCAAAAAGTCCAACGTCATCATTGCCAATCTTTCAGGCCGTGGAGACAAAGATGTTCAGCAAGTGGCGCGGATGCGGGGGGTGACGCTATGA
- the trpD gene encoding anthranilate phosphoribosyltransferase — protein sequence MIKDAIAKLAERTNLSEKEAEDVLSEIMDGAATPAQIAAYLMGLRQKGETVDEIAGSARAMRARATRIQVGSSIVIDTCGTGGDGGHTFNISTTAAFVVAGAGLTVAKHGNRSVSSKSGSADVLSALGVQIDLPPERVADCINEVGIGFLFAPLFHGAMKHCAGPRQEMGIRTLFNVLGPLTNPAGATHQVLGVYDAKLTEVMAKVLVQLGSQHCFVLHGMDGLDELTICDRTKVSEGKAGVVSNYFVAPEEFDLPRVHKKEIAGGTPEENARIAREILQGKKGPKRDIVCLNAAAAIVAGQQAKTLKDGLRIARQALDTGAAAEKLDRLVAWTKKVS from the coding sequence ATGATCAAAGACGCCATTGCCAAATTAGCCGAACGCACCAACCTTTCTGAAAAAGAAGCGGAAGACGTGCTGTCGGAAATCATGGACGGCGCGGCGACTCCGGCGCAAATCGCCGCCTATCTGATGGGCCTTCGCCAGAAAGGCGAAACGGTGGATGAGATCGCCGGTTCGGCGCGCGCGATGCGCGCCCGGGCCACGCGAATCCAAGTGGGCAGCTCGATCGTCATCGACACCTGCGGAACGGGCGGAGACGGCGGGCATACGTTCAATATTTCGACGACGGCGGCATTCGTGGTGGCCGGAGCCGGACTCACAGTGGCGAAACACGGGAACCGGTCGGTATCGTCCAAGTCGGGCAGCGCGGACGTACTGAGCGCCCTCGGCGTCCAGATCGACCTGCCGCCGGAGCGCGTGGCGGATTGTATCAATGAGGTGGGTATCGGGTTCCTCTTTGCGCCGCTCTTTCATGGCGCCATGAAACATTGCGCAGGGCCTCGACAGGAGATGGGAATCCGAACGCTCTTCAATGTCCTCGGTCCGTTGACCAACCCTGCCGGGGCCACGCACCAGGTGCTCGGTGTCTATGACGCCAAGCTGACCGAGGTCATGGCCAAAGTGCTGGTGCAATTGGGGTCGCAGCATTGTTTTGTCTTGCATGGGATGGACGGGCTCGATGAGCTCACCATCTGCGACCGCACGAAAGTCTCCGAAGGGAAAGCCGGTGTCGTGTCCAACTATTTTGTGGCGCCTGAAGAATTTGATCTGCCCCGCGTCCACAAGAAGGAAATCGCCGGCGGCACACCGGAAGAGAATGCCCGGATCGCGAGGGAAATTCTCCAAGGGAAGAAGGGGCCGAAACGCGACATTGTGTGTCTGAATGCCGCGGCTGCGATTGTCGCGGGTCAGCAGGCGAAGACGCTAAAAGACGGACTGCGAATCGCCAGACAGGCGCTCGATACAGGTGCCGCGGCAGAAAAACTCGATCGGTTGGTGGCTTGGACGAAGAAGGTATCCTGA
- a CDS encoding AAA family ATPase, giving the protein MDNHAHPSSARTISVQGITLHLAQPITTLQEWIGSREPLQQLLACWLKVDPRDLPLSPRITGPPGIGKTTLAMSGAKERKQNLYVFQCTADTRPEDLLITPVLAESGSIAYHASPLVTAVLTGSICVLDEGNRMNEKSWASLASLLDHRRCVESIIAGILIEAHEDFRCCVTMNEDASTYEVPDYMLSRLQPTLGLGFPSRQDEMAILRYHLPFAKDEILNIAVGFLQDAHQLNLEYSIRDGLHLIQYAVKRLAQDSSHPVALDRMWQESLLKVLGPDSLDLEEQSKRRTRAMGDQALPKGFGDFFFEEDDPLHPGR; this is encoded by the coding sequence ATGGATAATCACGCACACCCGTCATCTGCCAGAACCATTTCCGTACAGGGCATTACGCTGCATCTGGCGCAACCGATTACCACGCTACAGGAATGGATCGGGAGTCGAGAGCCGCTGCAACAACTCCTCGCCTGCTGGCTCAAGGTCGATCCCCGAGATCTCCCGCTGTCGCCGAGAATTACCGGTCCTCCTGGCATCGGAAAAACGACGTTGGCGATGTCGGGCGCCAAGGAACGCAAACAGAATCTGTACGTCTTTCAATGCACTGCCGATACCCGCCCGGAAGACCTGCTGATTACACCGGTCCTGGCTGAATCGGGCTCCATCGCCTACCACGCGTCGCCACTGGTGACCGCGGTGCTCACCGGAAGTATCTGCGTGCTGGATGAAGGCAACCGGATGAACGAGAAAAGCTGGGCCTCCCTGGCCTCCTTGCTCGATCATCGGCGCTGCGTCGAATCGATCATCGCAGGTATTCTGATCGAAGCGCACGAAGACTTTCGCTGCTGCGTCACCATGAACGAAGATGCCTCCACGTATGAAGTGCCGGACTACATGCTCTCCCGACTGCAACCGACCCTCGGCCTTGGATTTCCGTCGCGGCAGGATGAAATGGCGATTCTCCGCTACCATCTTCCCTTTGCGAAGGACGAGATCCTGAACATTGCCGTCGGTTTTCTGCAGGACGCCCACCAGCTGAATCTGGAATACTCGATCCGCGACGGCCTCCATCTCATCCAATACGCTGTCAAACGGCTGGCCCAGGACTCATCCCATCCGGTTGCACTCGACCGCATGTGGCAGGAATCGCTCTTGAAAGTCCTCGGCCCCGACTCGCTGGATTTGGAAGAGCAGTCGAAACGGAGAACACGCGCGATGGGCGATCAAGCGCTCCCCAAAGGCTTTGGCGATTTCTTTTTTGAGGAAGACGACCCTCTACACCCGGGACGCTGA
- a CDS encoding aminodeoxychorismate/anthranilate synthase component II, whose translation MLLMIDNYDSFTYNLVQYLGELGEDVRVYRNDKITLRQIEELGPSRIVISPGPCTPKEAGVSVETIRQFAGRMPILGVCLGHQSLGVAFGGEVIRAQRLMHGKTSMISHDGKTIFHGLPNPFEATRYHSLLVNPKNLPDCLEVSAKTAEGEIMGLRHRTLAVEGVQFHPESILTKAGKDLLRNFLKL comes from the coding sequence ATGCTCTTGATGATCGACAATTACGACTCCTTCACCTACAACTTGGTGCAGTATCTCGGTGAGTTGGGCGAAGATGTCCGCGTCTATCGCAACGACAAGATCACCTTGCGGCAGATCGAAGAGCTTGGGCCCAGTCGTATTGTGATTTCTCCTGGCCCCTGTACGCCGAAAGAAGCCGGCGTGTCCGTGGAAACGATCCGCCAGTTTGCCGGCCGTATGCCGATCCTCGGCGTGTGTTTAGGCCACCAATCGCTGGGTGTGGCATTCGGCGGAGAAGTGATCCGCGCCCAACGGTTGATGCACGGGAAGACGTCGATGATTTCACACGACGGAAAAACGATTTTTCACGGATTGCCGAATCCCTTCGAGGCGACCCGCTATCACTCATTGCTGGTCAATCCGAAGAATCTGCCCGATTGCCTGGAGGTTTCAGCGAAGACGGCCGAAGGTGAAATTATGGGATTGCGCCACCGGACGCTCGCGGTCGAAGGTGTGCAGTTTCATCCGGAATCGATTTTGACCAAGGCGGGAAAAGACCTCCTCCGAAACTTCTTAAAGCTCTAG
- the trpC gene encoding indole-3-glycerol phosphate synthase TrpC — protein sequence MILDQILEHKKAELRHKQSRGYLADLKSAIRDSSPPLGFAVTLDATRTATSPALIAEVKKASPSLGLLRTEFSQDFDYLKIARSYHEHGASALSVLTDKDFFQGDLRYLAEIKKALPMPALDKEFMVGDIQFYEARAHGADAVLLIVAALEKRQLIDFHALATELKMDTLFETHHERELDTVLEWIPTARMIGINNRDLRTFTTDLGVTFRLAKRIPSDKIIISESGIHTREDVLKLVEAGVHAMLVGESLIKSESIEKKIAELRGTTKSVHNA from the coding sequence ATGATTCTGGATCAGATTCTTGAGCATAAGAAAGCCGAGCTTCGGCACAAGCAGAGCCGTGGCTACCTGGCTGATCTCAAGTCCGCCATTCGAGACTCGTCGCCGCCGCTCGGCTTTGCCGTGACGCTCGATGCGACCAGGACGGCGACGAGTCCGGCCCTGATTGCCGAGGTGAAAAAAGCCTCGCCGAGCCTCGGTCTGCTGCGCACCGAGTTTTCCCAGGATTTCGACTATCTCAAAATTGCGCGCTCGTACCATGAACATGGGGCCTCCGCCCTGTCCGTCTTGACCGATAAAGACTTCTTCCAGGGCGACCTGCGATATCTGGCCGAGATCAAGAAGGCGCTTCCCATGCCGGCGCTGGACAAAGAATTTATGGTGGGCGATATCCAGTTTTATGAAGCCCGCGCTCATGGGGCCGATGCGGTGCTGCTGATCGTGGCCGCGTTGGAAAAGCGCCAGCTGATCGACTTTCACGCGCTTGCGACTGAATTGAAGATGGACACCCTGTTTGAAACGCATCATGAACGGGAGTTGGATACCGTGCTGGAATGGATCCCGACGGCCCGCATGATCGGCATCAACAATCGTGATCTCAGGACGTTTACGACGGATCTTGGCGTGACGTTCCGACTGGCCAAACGCATTCCATCAGACAAGATCATTATCAGCGAGAGCGGCATTCATACGCGCGAGGATGTGCTGAAGCTGGTCGAAGCCGGCGTGCATGCCATGCTGGTCGGGGAGTCGCTGATCAAGTCCGAGAGCATCGAGAAGAAAATCGCGGAATTGCGTGGAACAACGAAGTCGGTCCACAACGCGTGA